Proteins found in one Actinokineospora alba genomic segment:
- a CDS encoding 6-phosphofructokinase, which yields MRVGVLTGGGDCPGLNAVIRAVVRKGIEGHGWEIVGFRNGWQGPLEGLTKPIGLAEVEDILTRGGTILGSSRTNPYKVDGGPEKIRQTLAELKVDALIAIGGEDTLGVAKRLTDDGIGVVGVPKTIDNDLGATDYTFGFDTAVHIATESIDRLRTTAESHHRALVVEVMGRHAGWIALHSGLAGGANVILVPERPFSVDKVIEWVQRRFERQFAPIIVVAEGALPEGGAELLASGERDAFGHVRLGGVGQWLAEEIAAKTGKESRAVILGHTQRGGTPTAYDRVLATRFGLHAVDAVADGDFGVMVALRGTDIVRVKLAEATAELKTVPLERYAEAEIFFG from the coding sequence ATGCGCGTCGGCGTGCTCACCGGTGGTGGTGACTGTCCAGGTCTCAACGCGGTCATCCGGGCCGTGGTGCGAAAAGGCATCGAGGGGCACGGCTGGGAGATCGTCGGCTTCCGCAACGGCTGGCAAGGCCCGCTCGAAGGGCTCACCAAGCCGATCGGCCTCGCCGAGGTCGAGGACATCCTGACCCGCGGCGGCACCATCCTCGGCTCCTCGCGCACGAATCCGTACAAGGTCGACGGTGGCCCGGAGAAGATCCGCCAGACCCTGGCCGAACTCAAGGTCGACGCGCTGATCGCCATCGGCGGCGAGGACACCCTCGGGGTCGCCAAGCGCCTGACCGACGACGGCATCGGCGTGGTGGGCGTGCCGAAGACGATCGACAACGACCTCGGCGCCACCGACTACACCTTCGGCTTCGACACCGCGGTGCACATCGCGACCGAGTCGATCGACCGGTTGCGCACCACCGCCGAGTCTCACCACCGCGCGCTGGTCGTGGAGGTCATGGGCAGGCACGCGGGTTGGATCGCCCTGCACTCCGGGCTCGCGGGCGGCGCGAACGTGATCCTGGTCCCCGAGCGCCCGTTCAGCGTCGACAAGGTCATCGAGTGGGTGCAGCGCCGCTTCGAGCGCCAGTTCGCCCCGATCATCGTCGTGGCGGAAGGCGCGCTCCCCGAGGGCGGCGCGGAACTGCTGGCCAGCGGCGAGCGGGACGCCTTCGGGCACGTCCGGCTCGGCGGCGTCGGCCAGTGGCTGGCCGAGGAGATCGCCGCCAAGACCGGCAAGGAGTCGCGCGCCGTCATCCTCGGCCACACCCAGCGCGGCGGCACCCCCACCGCCTACGACCGAGTCCTCGCCACCCGCTTCGGCCTGCACGCGGTCGACGCCGTGGCCGACGGCGACTTCGGCGTCATGGTCGCGTTGCGTGGCACCGACATCGTCCGGGTCAAGCTGGCGGAGGCGACCGCCGAGCTCAAGACCGTGCCGCTGGAGCGATACGCCGAGGCGGAGATCTTCTTCGGCTGA